One genomic region from Argentina anserina chromosome 2, drPotAnse1.1, whole genome shotgun sequence encodes:
- the LOC126784176 gene encoding embryogenesis-associated protein EMB8: MANYVFEDGYSPYNPFPLFLWNHLVETILAAFYRDTPNINLRRECLRTKDNGSVSLDWVPVDDRLLPADAPLLILLLCVTEGSEDSYVMHMLIRARDRGWRVVVFNRCGCGASPATTPQFYSTSFLGDIREDGEVVDHVVGRYLEAYLYVVGWSLGANILVHYLGHEFNACHLSGVVSLCNPFNLVIADEDFHKGFNNIYDKFLSSIL; the protein is encoded by the exons ATGGCCAACTATGTGTTTGAGGACG GATACTCACCCTACAACCCTTTCCCCTTATTCTTATGGAACCACCTCGTGGAGACCATCCTCGCCGCCTTCTACCGCGACACCCCCAACATTAATCTTCGTCGCGAGTGCCTCCGCACCAAAGACAATGGCTCTGTCTCCCTCGACTGGGTGCCTGTTGACGACCGCCTCCTCCCCGCCGACGCTCCCCTCCTCATTCTCCTG CTATGTGTAACTGAAGGGAGTGAAGACTCGTATGTGATGCACATGTTAATTAGAGCTAGAGATAGAGGATGGCGAGTTGTGGTGTTCAACAGATGCGGCTGTGGTGCTAGCCCTGCAACCACGCCTCAG TTCTATTCGACTTCATTTTTAGGAGATATACGTGAGGACGGTGAGGTGGTAGATCATGTTGTTGGGAGGTATTTGGAAGCTTATCTCTATGTCGTAGGCTGGTCTCTTGGCGCCAACATTCTCGTTCATTATTTGGGACAT GAATTTAATGCGTGTCATCTCTCTGGTGTTGTGTCGTTGTGTAATCCTTTCAATCTGGTGATTGCAGATGAGGATTTCCATAAGGGCTTTAATAATATTTATGACAAATTTCTATCAAGTATTCTctga